The uncultured Sphaerochaeta sp. genome includes the window ATCAGGATATGGGTCATGCTGAGCAAACTGACCCCTTCCGACAAGTTCAAGACAAGACCCCAGATCAGGAACAGTGAGAAAAAGCCACTTATGCCATGAAACATATTGGTTACACGGTATTGGATACCATAGGGTTTTATATAGGTAGTATGTCGTACCACGGTAACGTCTCCTCTTCTTTCTCTTCCAATATACTCAAAAGTGTTAGAAAAAACAGGTCTCTGCCATAAATTACAGTTTATGTAATATTTGTATAAATTAACACGCTGTATGCATTCAAAAGGCTGTTTTAGAGAAACCTATTTGCGTTTTCTCTTGATTCGTGGTTTAATGTGAACTAAGCTAAGTTGAATATGTATACTTAGAACTACAAGGAGATATGTCTATGAAGAAATTTCTGGCTATCATGCTTAGTGTGCTGCTTGTTAGTGCTCTCTTGATTTCCTGTGGAAAGAAAGAAGAACCGGCACCAGCCGCTACCACGACGCCGGCTCCGGCAGCAACTACTGCTCCGGCAACCCCGGCCCCGGCTCCAAAAGCTGAAGCAGAACCTGCTGCACCGGCACCTGCCGCACCAGCACCCGCTGCTCCTGCAGAGGATGAAGTTGTGTTCCGCATTTCCAATGGTGCAGAGCCCGAGTCACTCGACCCAGCTCTTATCCAGGGAGTTCCCGAACATAGAATTTTCGAGGCTCTTTTCGAAGGCTTGGTAGCAATCGATCCTGCGACTGCTCTTGCAGTTCCTGGCGTTGCTGAAAGCTGGGAAGCCAATGAAGATGGCACCCAGTACACCTTCACCCTTCGTGAAGATGCAGTCTGGTCCGATGGCGTTGCCATCACCGCTGACGATGTTGTTTACAGCTGGTTGAGACTGCTTGATCCCGCAACTGCAGGTCCCTATGCTTGGTTCCCTTGCATGTTCCTCCAGGGTGCAACAGAATTCAACGCTGGCGAGGCTGGTCCTGAGGCCGTGGGAATCCGCGCTCTTGACGAGAAAACCTTCCAGATGGACCTCATCGGTCCCCTCCCGTATGCTATTGATGCACTGACCCACTACAGCTTCTCAATCGTTCCCAAGCACGCCATCGAAGAGTTTGGCGACAAGTGGACAAGTCCTGAGAACTTCGTAGGTAATGGTCCTTTCGTACTCACTGAGAGAATTCCCCAGACCTCCCTTACCGCCACCAAGAGTGACACGTACTGGGACAAGGAGAATGTAGCACTTGACAAGGTCATCTTCTACTCCTCTGACAGTGACACCACCAACTACAACATGTACCTCAATGGTGAGATTGACTGGGCAACCAACGTACCGAATGACCAGCTTTCAGCTGCTCAGATGCGTTCTGACTTCCAGTCTTCCCCACAGCTTTCCACCTATTACTATGTCTTCCAGAACGAAGTAGCTCCTTTCGACAACCCCGATGTCCGCCGCGCGCTGTCATTGGCCATCGACCGTGAAGCACTTGTTGAAGGCGTAACCAGAGCTGGACAGATTCCTGCATGGGGTATTGTACCTCCGATGGCTGGCTATGATGCTCTTGAGTTCCCCCACGACAACATGGATGACATGATTACCGAGGCGCAGGATCTCTTGGCTAGAGCTGGCTACCCCAACGGTGCTGGATTCCCGACCTCAACCATTCTGTACAACACCAACGAAGGTCACAAGCAGATTGCTGAGTTCGTGCAGCAGGAATGGAAAGACAATCTTGGCATCAACGTCGTTCTTGAGAACCAGGAATGGCAGACCTATCTTGCAAACCGTAACGAAGGCAACTTCGAGGTTGCACGTGCAGGATGGGTAGGTGACTACCAGGATCCAAATACCTTCCTCGACATGTTCATCACCGGCGCCGGTATGAATGGTGGTAGGTATGAGAACGAAATCTATGACCTGTTGATCAATGAAGCAGCTAGAATGCCCGCAGGCGAGGATCGCTTTGGTGTTCTCAAGACCGCTGAAGATATCATGATCAACCAGGATATGGGTATCATGCCATTCTACTACTATGTAGCAATCAACATGATTGATACTGACAAGTGGGGCGGCTGGCATCCAAATACCATGGATTACCATCCGGTCAAGGACATCTACCTCAAGTAGTTGTCAAACAAGGCAAACGCAGGTCCCTGGATTCGTCCGGGGACCTTTTATTTATGCTGGACTGAACTCTCCCTCTCCGCTATAGTTTTATGTAGCACCAAGGAGATGACCAATGAAATATTATGATCTGAGAAGTGATACCATTACCAAACCGACTGAAGCAATGAGGAAAGCCATGGCCGCTGCAGAGGTAGGTGATGATGTTTACCGAGAAGACCCTACAACCACTAAACTGGAAGCACTGGCTGCTGAACTTACCGGGAAAGAACGTGGCTTGTTTGTTTCATCCGGTTCGATGGGCAACCTGATCAGCCTCTATATCAATGGGGGAAGAAGCAATGAGGTATTCACTGCTGCCAACAGCCATATCATCCACCATGAAATAGGTGCAGTAGCTGCCATTGCAGGGGTGCTTCCCATTTCCTTCGATGTACCCCGTGGCATTCTCAACGCTGATGCATTTATCGGGAAAGTGAAACAGGGCTCATACGATATGGCCAACACCACGCTCATTGAGGTGGAGAACACGATTGGAGGATACTGCTATCCTTTGGAAAACCTGGAAGGGATCAAGGATTTTGCATCAACCCATGATTTGAAAGTACATATGGATGGAGCGAGAATCTTCAATGCACAAGTCGCTTCAGGAATTTCAGTAAAGACCTATGCAAGTTATGCAGATACCATTACCTTCTGTCTCTCCAAGGGGCTGGGCTGTCCTGTTGGCAGCATGCTCTGTGGTGATGAGGAATTTATCAACAGAGCCCTTACAATCAGAAAGATGCTGGGCGGAGGAATGCGACAAACCGGTGTGCTTGCAGCTGCCGGACTCTATGCACTTGAGAATCATGTTAATCGGTTGGCAGACGACCACGCCCATGCAAAAGCCTTGGCAGATGCATTGGTGAAAGGGGGATGGGCTGAGGTAGATACAGAAGGAGTGCAAACCAATATTGTCTTCTTCCGTGTTCCCATGGTACAGAGTGCTACAGTGGTGAGCCAATTGGCAAAACAGGGAATCTTGGCAAATACTGAAGGTGATATGGTTCGGCTTGTGACCAATCTGGATTTGCATGATGAAGATATCAGCGAACTCTGCACCCTGTTGGAGAATTTCCAGATTGAGGCAGAAGCATGAAAACAACCCTTATCTGCTTCTCAGGAACAGGAAACAGCTACTATATTGCACAGAAACTATGCAGTGAGCTTGAAGATTGCCAAGTATTGATGATTCCTTCCTTAATGGAAACACCAACCTTCACCATTACTGAACAGGTAGGATTTGTTTTTCCCGTGTATAAGGGATTCCCCCCCAATCTGGTCCCTCACTTCATAGAGGAAGTATTCCAGAAGCAGGATCTCTCCCCATTGAAATACCTCTTTTTGGTAACCACTCGTTATCTCTTCCAGGCATATACCTTCCAGGCGATGGAAGTCCTGCTCAAGGAAGCGGGCGCGGTAGTGAGCTATGCCAACCATATTGTGATGCCAGATGGCTATATTCCCTTGCTCAGCGCTCCAAGTGAAGAGAAGATTGAGGAACTCTATGCAAAAGCTGACCTGAAGGTAGCAGAAATTGCAAAGGATATCAGAGAGGAGGTTATCAAACCACCTCACAGACCTCCCCTCTCTCGCTTTGCGATCAACCATGTCATGATCCCGATCCATCGAGCATTCATGGATACAGCGCTCGATTTTGCTGTAACCGATGCGTGTACCTCATGTGGCCTCTGTTACCGGATGTGCCCATCTGCAAACATCGAGATGAAGGATGGAAAACCTGTCTTTGATCGTGCATGTACCGGATGTCTTGGTTGTTATCATCGCTGTCCTGAACATGCTATCGTATTCAAAACCAAGAAAGTCCGTGAGGGGTATTACCCCAACCCACGTTCAGGCTATCAAGTGGAGTATCGTTCGTAATGGATTCATTGTTTGACCAAATCACTGACCGTCGTTCCTCCTTGTCCGTCAAGTGGAACAAGGAAGTCATCGCATCGATGTGTGGAAACCCCGAAGCAGAACCTTTTTGGGTCGCTGATATGGACTTTCCTGTAGCTCCGGAAGTATCCAGGCAGGCTCAAAAGCTTGCTGGACATGCAATCTACGGATATCCATACGATCTGAGGCAGAAAGATGCCTTTCTTGGATGGGCGAAGCAATGGCATCAGATGGATTTGTCGCAAAACCAGGTGGTAATCAGCCAAGGGGTCCTGAACAGTATTGCCATTCTTCTGGATCTCCTCAGTAAAGAGAAGGATGAGATCATTGTACCTTTCCCTTCTTACCAACCGTTTGTGACCATGGTAAACAACCTAGGAAGGACCTTGAGTCCTTGGCCGCTTACTTACGATGAACACCTCCATCAGTTCTCTCCTGATTGGAATGCATTTGAGGAACTCTGCAACACGGCAAAGATTCTTATCTTCTGCAGCCCCCATAACCCCTCGGGTCTCGTATTCAGCGAAGCTGAGCTTACCAAACTGTGCACCATCGCAAAGAAACATGGTGTGACTATTATCAGTGATGAGATTCACGCAGATCTTCGCTATGATTCTTTCGTAAGTCTTTTGGAAGTAGGTAAAGAAACTGAGTGTGAAAGCATTGTATGCATGGCTCCCTCCAAGACATTCAATATGGCTGGAGAACACTACTCAATTACCCTGTTCAATAATCCAAGCCTCAAGAAAGCGTATGAGAAGAAGCTGCAGCAACTTTTTCTTTCAGGCAATTCAACATTCGCCATGACACTGGCCACTGCAGCCTACCAAAATGGAGAGTCATGGTTACGTGAGTTACTCTCCTACTTGCAAGGCAACCTTGCCTACATCGAAGAGACACTACAGAACTATGTTCCAGAGATCATATGTATAAAGCCAAGAGCCTCATTCATTACCCTGCTAGACTGCGCTGCCTTGCTCCCCTTGGTCGAGAAGGACAAGGAGGCACATCCAGAGCTCTATGACAGCAAAAAAAGCCCAGGCGGAGGTTTGCTGTCCAGATTCTTCGGCCAGCGTGCAAATGTTGCGTTCAATGATGGAACGTGGTTTGGAGGAGAGGAGTACCGAAGGTTTGTGAGGATCAACTTCGGAACACAGAGGGTCCGTCTTGAGCAGGCAATGGAGAGGATCATCAAAGCGGTGGAAATACTGAGAAATACCTACGGGAGTTGAGCAGCCAAACCCTTTGCCAAAAACCGGATTCCTTTCTCATCAGGGTGGATGAACCCATCATCGTATGCATCACGAAGGGAGAGGGAGAGACCGTTTGCCACACGGATATTGGGAAAGCAGTAGGTTGCATACTCCAGGGTTTTCTGCATCTCAGCAAAGCTTCCCATCTTCTGTGTATGCTGGATATCCGCTCTCCAAAGTGGAGTGAGTACTGTAACTGGTACTGATGGGTAGAACTTCCTGATTCTCCCCAGTAACGCAAACATCTCCCCGCGTAAATCTGCAAGATTTTCACGAATTGACCAATCATTGGTTCCGAGTGCCACAAGTATACCATGGATGGGAATATCTAGCTTTTGGATAAGTCTTGAATTCACTAAAGCGCCAGCGAGACCTTGGTTGATGACCTGTACTCCCTTGAGTGAGGAGAGCCTCTCGCATAATGCCAGAGAGGGATGGTGAATTCCTACCCCTTGGACGATTGAATCCCCGATGCAAAGCAGTGTCTTCTCTTTCTTTTCAATAGGCTGTGCATCGCCTTCTATACAAAAACCCACCCGATGATGCATGGGAAGATAGAGACTTACCATATTCCCTTTTTCGATGGAGACCTGGTCACTCTGCAAAGGGAGATGGATCATATCCTTGCCTTCGTACAAGAGGTCGATGGTCTCAGATAGGTCCAGCTGCCTGGGATAGAGAGACGCAAAATCGATAACCTGCTCGCCCTTCTTTGGAAGCAGGGACTGGCTATACCGTCTCAGATGCACCGTCACATCTGTAAGGGTGTGAAAACGTAGGCAGACCGAGGCACTGGTTCCTGCCATCGCACGATATAGAGGATGGGAGTTGTAACCCATCTCCTGTTCTTCTGAGAAACGGAGAGCACAATAATACCCATCCTCAAGAAGTTCAACCGATAATGCATTATGTGTCAGGGCGAATATGTTCTTTTTAGAAGTCGAGCAGTGTTCGGCTGCCATATATCTCTTCCCAGTTTTCTGAAAAATCGTGGACTGCCCGGGTAATGGAAGGCATGTGGAGTCCGGTCTGCAACAGTGAATAGGGAACGGTGCAACAGCTTGCCCCACTGGCATAGCTGGTAGTTATCTCACTGAGATTCTTGAAACTCGCTGCGAGCACCTGGCAGTTGGTACTGTTTGCCCAGAGAAGACTGCTGAGTTCCTTGATGACCTTTGCTGCATCAATATCAATGTTCAACATCCTATTGTAGTAGACAGCAAGATATCTTGCCCCAGAGAGCATCGCCAAGATACCCTGCATGGTTGTATAGATTGCAGTGGCGGTAATATTCACTTGGCGGGAGGCTAGAATCTTAATGGCTTTCAAGCCTTCTTCAGTCACAGGAATCTTTATGAATGTATTCCTGCCCAGGATTGAAAGGATTTTCTCTGCCTCGGCGATGATGTGCTCCGCATCGTGGGCAACAACCTGTACATGAAGGCTTCTCTCTTCCCCAATAAGATCACGGATCTGGTGCATATGGGCAAAGAAATCTATCCTACCCTCTGCCTTGATGATGGAAGGGTTGGAGGTAACCCCATTAATGGGATACGTTTCCAAACCTTTCTTGATCTCTTCCAAATTAGCTGTATCAAGCATGAGTTCCATACTGTACCTCGCTCCTTATCATGCCATAAAACGGTGATGAGAGGAAAGCTTATTCACTGAGCTTTTTCTCACGGTATTGTTGTGGTGTCATGTGATGTTTGCGCTTAAAGAGACTATAGAATCGATGTATTGAAGAGAAACCACACTGTTGGGCAATGGACGTTATACTCTCCTTTGAGTGAGAGAGCAGAAGAGCTGCCCTGGAAAGCTTTTCTGCAGTTATCTCCTCCCAGATGGTGGTACCCCGTACTGAGCGGAAGCGCATTTCCAGGGAACGCCTGCAAATGGTGGCCTGACGCGCGACCTCACTCGCTTGCAACCCTCCGGTGGATTCTGCCTTGATCAGCTGCATCGCCTTTGCCACCTGTTCATCTTCGCAAAAAAACAGGCGGGTACTCTCCCTTTCCCTTACCGGTCCAGGAGCTATGCGACGTATATGCACCCCGCTTGCCTCGTCGTTGAGCAAGGAGTCGAGCATTGCAGAAGCTTGGTACCCGATCGTCTCACAATCGGGCTGGATACTTGAGATGGACGGACTGGCCAACTCACAGAGCAACGTCTCATTGTCCACGCCCAGCACCATAATCTCCTCAGGTATTGCGATACCCAATCGTTGACACACGAGTTCCACTTTCATTGCAGATAGGTCATTACAACAGAATACACTGCAGGGTTTTGGAAGCTCAGTCAACCACGCTTCCAAGTCTGCATCTGAATCATAGAGATGCCTCCACCAGGAAAGAGAGCGAGAGAAACTTGGCATCATCTCAGGACTGGAGGAGGTTGCACTACAGAATCCAATGAAGCGCTCTCGTGCCCAATGCACCTGTTCTACGCCACACCAGGCAAGATGCTGGCTTCCCAGCTTTTTCAGGTACACACCTGCACTTACCCCCGTTTGGTAGTCATCATTTCTGACTTGACTGAAAAGTTTCAGTGAGGTGGCCCCGGCAATATCGACCACGGGTATACCAAGTGAAGCACAGAACCGTGCATCCTCATCATCCTCAATTCGGGCGATCAGGGCATCACAGGAAAGAAGCGCTTCCTTGTCGAGAGAGAAGAACCAAGGACCTTGTCCACGTACCTGCCAGTTAAACTTGGTACGGGCATACTGTACCACACCATTTGCAACGGCCATGTCATAGCCATCTTGGAAACGTAGTTTCAAACCTATTTGTATCATGTTTTCCACTTTAGCATAAAATGCGCATTTTGATAGTGTATTTTCGCATATAAAGCATTGCTAACTCGTATAAACACGATAAGGTATACATATTAGGAGGAGTACTATGCAACTACCTACACGAACTATTGAGAGCACCAAAGCTGAGATACCCATCATAGGAGTGGGAACCTTTGGTTCTGACCACATTTCCAGTAGCGAGATGGCAGAGGCAGTACGAACTGCCTTGCGTCTAGGCTACAGAAACATCGACTGTGCAAGCGTATACAACAATGAGAAAGAGATTGGAGAAGTTCTGGCATCCTGCGGTATCAAGCGGGAAGAGCTCTGGATTACTAGCAAGGTATGGAATGACTCCCACGGAAGGGACAATGTTATTGCATCTGCAAAACAGTCACTCAAGGACCTGCAACTTGACTATCTTGACCTCTATCTTGTGCACTGGCCGCTGCCGAATTTCCATCCAC containing:
- a CDS encoding fructose-6-phosphate aldolase, which produces MELMLDTANLEEIKKGLETYPINGVTSNPSIIKAEGRIDFFAHMHQIRDLIGEERSLHVQVVAHDAEHIIAEAEKILSILGRNTFIKIPVTEEGLKAIKILASRQVNITATAIYTTMQGILAMLSGARYLAVYYNRMLNIDIDAAKVIKELSSLLWANSTNCQVLAASFKNLSEITTSYASGASCCTVPYSLLQTGLHMPSITRAVHDFSENWEEIYGSRTLLDF
- a CDS encoding GntG family PLP-dependent aldolase; the encoded protein is MKYYDLRSDTITKPTEAMRKAMAAAEVGDDVYREDPTTTKLEALAAELTGKERGLFVSSGSMGNLISLYINGGRSNEVFTAANSHIIHHEIGAVAAIAGVLPISFDVPRGILNADAFIGKVKQGSYDMANTTLIEVENTIGGYCYPLENLEGIKDFASTHDLKVHMDGARIFNAQVASGISVKTYASYADTITFCLSKGLGCPVGSMLCGDEEFINRALTIRKMLGGGMRQTGVLAAAGLYALENHVNRLADDHAHAKALADALVKGGWAEVDTEGVQTNIVFFRVPMVQSATVVSQLAKQGILANTEGDMVRLVTNLDLHDEDISELCTLLENFQIEAEA
- a CDS encoding peptide ABC transporter substrate-binding protein is translated as MKKFLAIMLSVLLVSALLISCGKKEEPAPAATTTPAPAATTAPATPAPAPKAEAEPAAPAPAAPAPAAPAEDEVVFRISNGAEPESLDPALIQGVPEHRIFEALFEGLVAIDPATALAVPGVAESWEANEDGTQYTFTLREDAVWSDGVAITADDVVYSWLRLLDPATAGPYAWFPCMFLQGATEFNAGEAGPEAVGIRALDEKTFQMDLIGPLPYAIDALTHYSFSIVPKHAIEEFGDKWTSPENFVGNGPFVLTERIPQTSLTATKSDTYWDKENVALDKVIFYSSDSDTTNYNMYLNGEIDWATNVPNDQLSAAQMRSDFQSSPQLSTYYYVFQNEVAPFDNPDVRRALSLAIDREALVEGVTRAGQIPAWGIVPPMAGYDALEFPHDNMDDMITEAQDLLARAGYPNGAGFPTSTILYNTNEGHKQIAEFVQQEWKDNLGINVVLENQEWQTYLANRNEGNFEVARAGWVGDYQDPNTFLDMFITGAGMNGGRYENEIYDLLINEAARMPAGEDRFGVLKTAEDIMINQDMGIMPFYYYVAINMIDTDKWGGWHPNTMDYHPVKDIYLK
- a CDS encoding SGNH/GDSL hydrolase family protein, with translation MAAEHCSTSKKNIFALTHNALSVELLEDGYYCALRFSEEQEMGYNSHPLYRAMAGTSASVCLRFHTLTDVTVHLRRYSQSLLPKKGEQVIDFASLYPRQLDLSETIDLLYEGKDMIHLPLQSDQVSIEKGNMVSLYLPMHHRVGFCIEGDAQPIEKKEKTLLCIGDSIVQGVGIHHPSLALCERLSSLKGVQVINQGLAGALVNSRLIQKLDIPIHGILVALGTNDWSIRENLADLRGEMFALLGRIRKFYPSVPVTVLTPLWRADIQHTQKMGSFAEMQKTLEYATYCFPNIRVANGLSLSLRDAYDDGFIHPDEKGIRFLAKGLAAQLP
- a CDS encoding aminotransferase class I/II-fold pyridoxal phosphate-dependent enzyme, which encodes MDSLFDQITDRRSSLSVKWNKEVIASMCGNPEAEPFWVADMDFPVAPEVSRQAQKLAGHAIYGYPYDLRQKDAFLGWAKQWHQMDLSQNQVVISQGVLNSIAILLDLLSKEKDEIIVPFPSYQPFVTMVNNLGRTLSPWPLTYDEHLHQFSPDWNAFEELCNTAKILIFCSPHNPSGLVFSEAELTKLCTIAKKHGVTIISDEIHADLRYDSFVSLLEVGKETECESIVCMAPSKTFNMAGEHYSITLFNNPSLKKAYEKKLQQLFLSGNSTFAMTLATAAYQNGESWLRELLSYLQGNLAYIEETLQNYVPEIICIKPRASFITLLDCAALLPLVEKDKEAHPELYDSKKSPGGGLLSRFFGQRANVAFNDGTWFGGEEYRRFVRINFGTQRVRLEQAMERIIKAVEILRNTYGS
- a CDS encoding EFR1 family ferrodoxin (N-terminal region resembles flavodoxins. C-terminal ferrodoxin region binds two 4Fe-4S clusters.), giving the protein MKTTLICFSGTGNSYYIAQKLCSELEDCQVLMIPSLMETPTFTITEQVGFVFPVYKGFPPNLVPHFIEEVFQKQDLSPLKYLFLVTTRYLFQAYTFQAMEVLLKEAGAVVSYANHIVMPDGYIPLLSAPSEEKIEELYAKADLKVAEIAKDIREEVIKPPHRPPLSRFAINHVMIPIHRAFMDTALDFAVTDACTSCGLCYRMCPSANIEMKDGKPVFDRACTGCLGCYHRCPEHAIVFKTKKVREGYYPNPRSGYQVEYRS
- a CDS encoding XylR family transcriptional regulator; translated protein: MIQIGLKLRFQDGYDMAVANGVVQYARTKFNWQVRGQGPWFFSLDKEALLSCDALIARIEDDEDARFCASLGIPVVDIAGATSLKLFSQVRNDDYQTGVSAGVYLKKLGSQHLAWCGVEQVHWARERFIGFCSATSSSPEMMPSFSRSLSWWRHLYDSDADLEAWLTELPKPCSVFCCNDLSAMKVELVCQRLGIAIPEEIMVLGVDNETLLCELASPSISSIQPDCETIGYQASAMLDSLLNDEASGVHIRRIAPGPVRERESTRLFFCEDEQVAKAMQLIKAESTGGLQASEVARQATICRRSLEMRFRSVRGTTIWEEITAEKLSRAALLLSHSKESITSIAQQCGFSSIHRFYSLFKRKHHMTPQQYREKKLSE